In Minwuia thermotolerans, a single window of DNA contains:
- a CDS encoding copper chaperone PCu(A)C, translated as MRTALLIAAVLAMSPLAAMAEDAVRIIDPWARATILVSRPGVAYLTMESARDDQLLAVESPAADRVMIHAIENSDDVSRMVNLDALDLPAGERVALAPGGTHLMLMGLKKRLTEGGRFPLTLQFERVGAITVSVPVLGVGAGGPAEDTQ; from the coding sequence ATGAGAACCGCCCTGCTGATCGCCGCAGTCCTGGCGATGTCGCCACTAGCCGCGATGGCCGAGGATGCGGTCCGGATCATTGATCCGTGGGCGCGCGCCACCATTCTCGTATCCCGTCCCGGCGTGGCCTATCTGACCATGGAGAGCGCCCGCGACGACCAGCTGCTGGCGGTCGAAAGCCCCGCCGCCGACAGGGTGATGATCCACGCCATTGAGAACAGCGACGACGTCAGCCGGATGGTGAACCTCGACGCGCTGGATTTGCCGGCGGGCGAACGGGTCGCCCTCGCGCCGGGCGGCACGCACCTCATGCTGATGGGGTTGAAGAAACGGCTGACCGAAGGCGGCCGGTTTCCCCTCACCCTTCAATTCGAACGCGTCGGCGCGATCACGGTCTCTGTGCCGGTGCTCGGCGTCGGGGCCGGGGGTCCGGCGGAGGACACCCAATGA